From Halotia branconii CENA392, the proteins below share one genomic window:
- a CDS encoding protein kinase domain-containing protein: MLGQLLDGRYKILQTLGSGGFSHTYIAEDTKLYNTRCVVKQLKPQATDPKHLQLARRLFDSEAQLLHELGNHNQIPQLLAHFEENQEFYLVQQFIPGHPLSRELTPGKRWSEAYVIALLQSILEPLVFVHQNHVIHRDIKPPNLIRRQSDGQIVLIDFGAVKQIGTRVLSPQGQTRMTVCIGTPGYMPSEQSQGCPKLSSDIYAVGLICIQALTGLMPDHLKEDPQTAEIIWRDLVSVDPELGDVLDKMVRYDFRQRYQSAAEALARVQKLANTYALTSQSVTRTYTPILEHSHTQPPLFSVPPPVLPQYSREVAFPAKLLSPLKPFVIDHYLRVGWSFYFQWILASVFGYAGGFFIGFGLLGNLGEVASICFCGLAVGVKQWIVLRRKVSQPSWEWVLATTLAVVITFFLSGLTNLKDFIFLHGFIIGIGQWFVLRRLVYRAGWWILVNAIGGWIGGIISGVMLLWLLQRPKSTSNP, from the coding sequence ATGTTGGGTCAGTTACTAGACGGACGCTATAAAATTCTTCAAACCTTGGGTTCTGGTGGCTTTAGTCATACCTATATTGCCGAAGATACCAAACTTTACAACACTCGCTGTGTAGTTAAACAACTCAAGCCGCAAGCAACTGACCCCAAGCATTTGCAATTAGCCAGAAGATTATTCGACTCCGAAGCCCAACTTTTGCACGAATTGGGTAATCATAATCAAATACCCCAACTACTGGCTCATTTTGAAGAAAACCAGGAATTTTATTTAGTTCAGCAATTTATCCCAGGTCATCCTTTAAGCCGTGAACTGACACCTGGAAAACGGTGGAGTGAGGCTTATGTCATCGCCTTATTACAAAGTATCCTTGAGCCTTTAGTCTTTGTCCATCAAAATCATGTCATTCACCGAGATATCAAACCTCCTAACTTAATTCGACGGCAATCTGATGGCCAGATTGTCTTGATTGATTTTGGAGCCGTCAAACAGATTGGTACTAGAGTATTGAGTCCTCAAGGACAAACTAGAATGACTGTATGCATTGGCACACCTGGCTATATGCCTAGTGAACAAAGTCAGGGTTGTCCCAAATTAAGTAGCGATATTTATGCGGTAGGTTTGATTTGTATCCAAGCCTTAACAGGATTAATGCCTGACCATTTGAAAGAAGATCCCCAAACTGCTGAGATTATTTGGCGTGACTTAGTATCTGTTGATCCAGAACTGGGTGATGTTTTAGATAAAATGGTACGCTATGACTTCAGGCAGCGATACCAGTCAGCCGCAGAAGCGTTGGCTAGAGTACAAAAGCTGGCAAATACTTATGCATTAACATCACAGTCAGTTACTCGCACATATACACCGATTCTTGAACATAGTCATACTCAACCACCCCTTTTTTCTGTACCGCCCCCAGTTCTACCTCAATACAGTCGAGAAGTTGCTTTTCCAGCTAAACTTTTATCGCCTCTAAAACCATTCGTAATAGACCATTACCTAAGGGTAGGATGGAGCTTTTATTTTCAATGGATATTAGCGAGTGTTTTTGGTTACGCTGGAGGATTTTTTATTGGGTTTGGTCTTCTGGGAAATTTAGGTGAGGTAGCCTCTATTTGTTTTTGTGGATTAGCTGTGGGAGTTAAGCAATGGATAGTGCTACGGCGGAAAGTTTCACAGCCTTCTTGGGAATGGGTTTTGGCAACTACTCTGGCTGTTGTGATTACTTTTTTTCTCAGTGGATTAACTAACCTTAAAGATTTTATTTTTTTACATGGATTTATTATTGGCATTGGGCAATGGTTCGTACTGCGGCGATTAGTTTACCGAGCTGGTTGGTGGATATTAGTGAATGCCATTGGTGGTTGGATTGGTGGAATTATTTCTGGAGTAATGCTGCTGTGGTTGTTACAAAGACCGAAAAGCACGAGCAATCCTTGA
- a CDS encoding glycosyltransferase, which produces MQPVGIVIIGRNEGDRLKDCLISVIGESVTIVYVDSGSTDGSLVLAKSLGVHVVELDLLIPFTAARARNAGFEHLLQVEPNIEFVQFVDGDCRVVKGWLKLAIDEFLTQPDVVVVCGRRREEFPTQSIYNRLCDIEWDTPVGEAKACGGDSMMRVKALKQVGGFNPTLIAGEEPELCVRLRQAGGKVLRIDAEMTLHDAQITHLSQWWKRSQRAGHAYAEGAWLHGDSPERHWLKESHSIWLWGLILPLLAITTAWLTWGLSIVFLVMLYTLLMYRVYQSTVQRGLKLKDALVYSLSCVIAKFPQVQGQIQFHISRLLKRQRTLVEYKKATSN; this is translated from the coding sequence CTATGTAGATTCTGGATCTACAGATGGAAGTTTAGTACTAGCTAAATCTTTAGGCGTGCATGTAGTAGAGCTGGATTTATTAATTCCTTTTACTGCTGCTCGTGCTAGAAATGCGGGGTTTGAACACTTGTTACAAGTAGAACCAAATATTGAATTTGTTCAGTTTGTAGATGGTGACTGTCGAGTGGTCAAGGGATGGTTAAAACTTGCTATAGATGAGTTTTTGACTCAACCAGATGTTGTAGTAGTGTGTGGCCGACGGCGTGAAGAATTTCCTACTCAGTCTATTTACAATCGCCTGTGTGACATCGAATGGGACACTCCTGTTGGTGAAGCTAAAGCCTGTGGCGGCGATTCAATGATGCGTGTGAAAGCCCTCAAACAGGTTGGAGGATTTAATCCGACTTTAATTGCCGGCGAAGAACCAGAATTGTGTGTGCGGCTGCGTCAGGCAGGTGGCAAAGTTTTACGGATAGATGCAGAAATGACATTACATGATGCTCAAATTACTCATCTGAGTCAATGGTGGAAGCGATCGCAGCGAGCCGGTCATGCGTATGCTGAAGGAGCATGGTTACACGGTGATAGTCCTGAACGCCATTGGCTCAAAGAAAGCCACAGTATTTGGTTGTGGGGTTTAATTTTACCACTCCTAGCTATTACGACTGCATGGTTAACTTGGGGTTTGAGCATCGTTTTTCTAGTGATGCTTTATACGCTATTAATGTATCGCGTATATCAAAGTACCGTGCAACGAGGACTGAAGTTAAAAGATGCGCTTGTTTACTCCTTATCTTGTGTAATAGCGAAATTTCCGCAAGTGCAAGGACAAATCCAATTTCACATTTCCCGGTTGCTTAAACGGCAGCGTACTTTAGTCGAATACAAAAAAGCAACCTCAAATTAA
- a CDS encoding acyltransferase family protein, translating to MKQGSPLAPLTEKSSKVRFYFLDAFRGLAALWVVLYHAESGNHITQLSKFLPEWIVLVVFKWGHLGVSIFFVLSGFVIAHSLRAKKINLAYFSNFTLGRFIRLSIPYYASIVLVLCLMVISSKVKGEVLVLPSLESLLAHLLYLQEILGLKQINTVYWTLCLEMQFYVIFCLVLGLSQKLDDFKNVNSGRALIFVPVSVLAAVCSLQVFNNHLWSALFLPYWYSFLLGAFAYWSYTNVLKPVYFYFYCAVITFISISDHSLFMFTCVIVATLFLEVGRTNRLQIWLNWRWLQFISLISYSLYLVHNPITGATFLAGFKLLGHFVWTEVFLLIVTIMACTVCAWIMWKLVEQPSIELSRKVK from the coding sequence ATGAAACAAGGTAGCCCATTGGCACCCCTAACTGAAAAATCTTCTAAAGTCCGTTTTTACTTTCTTGATGCCTTTAGAGGACTCGCTGCATTGTGGGTTGTTCTGTATCATGCTGAGTCGGGCAATCATATCACTCAATTAAGCAAATTTCTACCCGAATGGATTGTACTTGTAGTCTTCAAATGGGGACATCTGGGTGTATCTATATTCTTTGTCTTAAGTGGTTTCGTGATTGCACATTCGTTACGAGCTAAGAAGATTAATCTAGCCTACTTCAGTAATTTTACTTTAGGTAGATTTATCCGGTTGAGTATACCTTATTACGCATCAATCGTTTTAGTTCTCTGCTTGATGGTTATCTCGTCCAAGGTTAAAGGCGAAGTATTAGTACTACCATCTTTAGAAAGTCTGTTAGCGCATCTATTATATCTTCAAGAAATTCTTGGACTAAAGCAGATTAATACTGTCTACTGGACTCTGTGTCTAGAAATGCAGTTTTATGTGATTTTCTGTTTGGTATTAGGTTTATCACAGAAGTTAGATGATTTTAAAAATGTGAACTCTGGTCGAGCATTAATTTTTGTCCCTGTATCTGTGCTTGCTGCTGTGTGTTCACTACAAGTCTTCAACAATCATCTCTGGTCTGCATTGTTTCTGCCCTATTGGTATAGTTTTCTTCTGGGAGCTTTTGCTTATTGGTCATATACCAATGTGTTGAAGCCTGTATATTTCTACTTTTATTGTGCAGTTATAACGTTTATATCTATCAGCGATCACTCATTATTCATGTTTACCTGTGTTATTGTCGCAACTCTGTTTTTAGAAGTTGGACGAACTAATCGTCTGCAAATTTGGCTAAACTGGCGTTGGCTACAATTTATCAGTTTGATCTCGTACAGCCTTTACCTTGTGCATAATCCAATTACTGGTGCGACATTCCTGGCAGGATTTAAACTACTAGGTCATTTTGTTTGGACTGAAGTCTTTTTGTTAATAGTTACTATTATGGCGTGTACTGTCTGTGCTTGGATTATGTGGAAATTGGTAGAACAACCATCCATAGAGCTTAGTAGAAAAGTCAAGTAA
- a CDS encoding DUF4870 domain-containing protein, which yields MENSPQSKLLSALSHGAIFFSSTVISIGIPIAILLINNDPIVKENAKESLNFHINLFIYGIIFGLLIFIGIGFVLLAGLWVVSIIMPIVAIVNVLNQPHVPYRYPLIFRFV from the coding sequence ATGGAAAACTCACCACAAAGTAAGCTTTTGTCTGCTTTATCTCACGGAGCGATATTTTTTAGTTCTACAGTTATCTCGATTGGGATACCCATAGCGATTTTATTAATCAATAACGACCCTATTGTTAAAGAAAACGCTAAAGAATCCCTTAATTTTCACATTAATCTCTTCATTTATGGGATTATATTTGGTTTGTTGATTTTTATTGGGATTGGATTTGTGTTATTGGCTGGGCTATGGGTGGTCAGTATTATCATGCCAATTGTTGCCATAGTTAATGTTCTGAACCAACCTCATGTACCCTATCGTTACCCGTTAATTTTTCGTTTCGTATAG
- the gyrA gene encoding DNA topoisomerase (ATP-hydrolyzing) subunit A produces MTFSQERIIPTDLRNEMSRSYLEYAMSVIVGRALPDARDGLKPVHRRILYAMHELGLSADRPFRKCARVVGEVLGKYHPHGDTAVYDALVRMAQDFSMRSPLINGHGNFGSVDNDPPAAMRYTECRLQALTSAALLQDIESETVDFADNFDGSQQEPTVLPSRIPQLLLNGSSGIAVGMATNIPPHNLGELIDGLVALIHNPEITNLELMQYVQGPDFPTGAQILGTASIREAYTTGRGSITMRGVANIETIEQRGRPEREAIIITELPYQTNKAALIEKIAELVNDKRIEGIADIRDESDRDGMRIVIELKRDAYPRVVLNNLYKQTPLQANFGANMLALVNGEPQILTLKQFLEVFLDFRIESIARRTRYELRKAEERDHLLQGLLIALSHLDVIITLIRHAPDAPTAKGELITNYGLSEVQADAILQMQLRRLTALEADKIRQEHEDLQTQIADLQDILARRERVLEIIETEIAQIKTSFATPRRTVITHAEGEIDERDLIANEKAIILLTEQGYIKRMPVNTFEAQNRATRGKAAAKVKIDDTVEHFLTCCDHDSVLFFSDRGVVYCLKAYQIPVGSRTSRGTPIVQMLPIPRAEKITSIVPVSEFSSDEYLVMLTKGGNIKKTELAAFSHIRANGLIAISLEEGDQLRWVRRARVEDSIIVGSRLGMAIHFRCTHEQLRPLSRATRGVKSMKLKKGDELVGMDILPAAILDTLNPDEVEIEEVETEEIEINEEVTEIPSNGNVGPWVLVITMGGYGKRVPVAQFRLQNRAGQGLMATKFKNRKTKDKLATLGIVNNDDEIMMVTNRGIIIRQAVNAISVQSRSATGVRVQRLDEDDAITGVAIVPPDAASEAEAETEEAE; encoded by the coding sequence ATGACATTCTCACAGGAGAGGATTATCCCAACAGATCTGCGGAACGAAATGTCCCGATCTTATCTCGAATACGCCATGAGTGTAATAGTGGGTCGGGCGCTGCCAGATGCCAGGGATGGTCTAAAACCTGTGCATCGCCGCATCCTCTACGCTATGCACGAGTTGGGTTTAAGCGCAGATCGACCTTTTCGGAAATGCGCCCGTGTAGTCGGGGAAGTGCTGGGTAAATATCACCCCCACGGCGATACGGCAGTATACGATGCGTTAGTGCGGATGGCGCAGGATTTTTCGATGCGATCGCCCCTAATTAATGGGCATGGTAACTTCGGTTCAGTAGACAACGATCCGCCAGCGGCAATGCGATACACAGAATGCCGCTTACAGGCTTTAACCAGTGCCGCCCTACTGCAAGACATCGAATCAGAAACCGTAGACTTTGCTGATAACTTCGACGGTTCTCAACAAGAACCTACAGTTTTACCATCACGGATTCCCCAACTGCTGCTAAATGGATCTTCGGGGATTGCCGTGGGTATGGCGACTAATATCCCTCCCCACAACTTAGGCGAATTGATTGATGGCTTAGTGGCACTAATTCACAATCCAGAAATCACCAACTTGGAGTTAATGCAGTATGTCCAAGGGCCAGACTTTCCCACTGGGGCGCAGATTCTAGGAACGGCATCAATTAGAGAAGCTTATACTACTGGGCGTGGTTCGATTACCATGCGCGGTGTTGCCAATATTGAAACTATTGAACAGCGGGGACGGCCAGAAAGAGAAGCAATTATTATTACCGAATTGCCCTACCAAACCAACAAAGCAGCGCTGATTGAAAAAATCGCCGAGTTGGTGAATGACAAGCGGATTGAGGGAATTGCAGATATTCGGGATGAAAGCGATCGCGACGGCATGAGAATCGTCATCGAACTTAAGCGCGATGCCTATCCCCGTGTAGTACTAAACAACCTTTATAAACAAACCCCACTGCAAGCCAACTTTGGGGCTAACATGTTGGCTTTAGTGAATGGTGAACCCCAAATCCTCACCCTCAAACAATTCTTAGAAGTATTCCTCGATTTTCGCATCGAATCTATTGCCAGACGTACCCGCTACGAACTGCGAAAAGCTGAAGAACGCGACCATCTTTTGCAAGGGTTATTAATTGCTTTATCTCATTTAGATGTGATTATTACCTTAATTCGTCATGCACCGGATGCCCCCACAGCTAAAGGCGAATTGATCACAAATTACGGGCTTTCAGAAGTACAAGCCGATGCCATTTTACAGATGCAATTACGGCGGTTAACTGCTTTAGAAGCAGACAAAATTCGCCAAGAACACGAGGATTTACAAACACAAATCGCTGATTTACAAGATATTTTGGCACGGCGAGAACGGGTGCTAGAAATTATTGAAACCGAAATCGCCCAAATCAAAACAAGCTTTGCTACTCCTAGACGCACAGTCATCACCCATGCAGAAGGAGAAATTGATGAACGTGACTTGATTGCCAATGAAAAGGCGATCATTCTTCTTACAGAGCAAGGTTACATCAAACGGATGCCCGTTAATACCTTCGAGGCTCAAAACCGTGCCACTAGAGGGAAAGCCGCAGCCAAGGTCAAAATTGATGACACCGTTGAACATTTCTTGACTTGCTGCGATCATGACAGCGTTTTATTCTTTAGCGATCGCGGTGTAGTGTACTGCCTCAAAGCTTACCAAATCCCCGTGGGTTCCCGTACCAGTCGCGGTACGCCCATTGTGCAAATGCTACCCATTCCCAGAGCCGAAAAAATCACCTCCATTGTCCCAGTCAGTGAGTTTAGCAGCGATGAATATTTAGTTATGCTCACCAAAGGCGGCAATATCAAAAAAACCGAATTAGCAGCCTTTAGTCATATTCGGGCAAATGGCTTAATTGCTATTTCTTTAGAAGAAGGCGATCAACTGCGCTGGGTGCGACGCGCCAGAGTTGAAGACAGCATAATCGTTGGTTCTCGTCTGGGTATGGCGATTCACTTTAGATGTACCCACGAACAACTACGTCCTTTAAGTAGGGCTACTCGTGGAGTGAAATCAATGAAACTGAAAAAGGGTGATGAATTGGTAGGGATGGATATTCTTCCAGCAGCCATTTTGGACACCTTGAATCCAGATGAAGTGGAAATTGAAGAAGTTGAAACCGAAGAAATCGAAATTAACGAAGAAGTTACAGAAATACCAAGCAACGGTAATGTCGGCCCTTGGGTATTAGTAATCACAATGGGAGGTTACGGCAAACGCGTACCAGTTGCTCAATTTAGACTGCAAAATCGCGCCGGTCAAGGTTTAATGGCCACCAAATTTAAAAACCGCAAAACCAAAGACAAATTAGCTACCCTGGGTATTGTCAACAATGACGACGAGATCATGATGGTGACAAATCGCGGTATTATCATTCGTCAAGCAGTGAATGCAATTTCGGTACAGTCGCGATCGGCTACTGGGGTAAGAGTGCAACGTCTCGACGAAGATGACGCAATTACAGGGGTGGCCATAGTTCCTCCCGATGCTGCTAGTGAAGCAGAAGCAGAAACAGAAGAAGCAGAATAA
- the lnt gene encoding apolipoprotein N-acyltransferase codes for MKYEVSDKKRFSVFSLYTLSFLSGVVMGLTVAPVGAWFLGWIALAPLWVFIIKNEKLKIKNSGEKSSFLIASAWGIGYHGVALSWITGIHPMTWLGVPWWPSLAITLFCWAFVSLWGGIFVAIWATVMARLAQQKPWLRVLIGTAVWCGLESLWSAGPLWWSSLAYTQSPHDLVILHLGQLSGPNTVTAAIAAVNGLVAEAWINRQHRNKYLAIASGIFIICHLIGLILYIRPIAEPPAAALKVGIIQGNIPNKIKLIPEGLRRALTGYTNGYLTLVDQGVNAVLTPEGALPFFQHDLLSTSFVSAVQEKNVVAWIGAFGERGRSYTNSLFNVTDKGEITSRYDKAKLVPLGEYIPFENILGGIVQRLSPLDEHQVPGLANQVFDTPFGRAIVGICYESAFPEVFRRQAANGGQFILSSSNDAHYSTPMPLQHHAQDIMRAIETDRWTVRATNTGYSAFVNPHGKTLWISGYNTYETHAETIYRRQTQTLYVRWGDWLTPLLLGLAALGWGVNIFWQNDGNTELRS; via the coding sequence ATGAAATATGAAGTATCCGACAAAAAGCGGTTTTCAGTTTTTAGCCTTTACACTTTATCCTTCTTAAGTGGGGTTGTAATGGGGCTAACCGTAGCCCCAGTTGGCGCATGGTTTTTAGGGTGGATTGCCTTAGCCCCTCTGTGGGTTTTCATAATTAAAAATGAAAAATTAAAAATTAAAAATTCTGGAGAAAAGTCTTCATTTTTAATTGCTTCAGCTTGGGGTATTGGCTACCACGGTGTCGCCTTATCTTGGATTACTGGCATTCATCCGATGACTTGGTTGGGTGTTCCTTGGTGGCCGAGTTTGGCAATTACCCTGTTTTGTTGGGCGTTCGTTAGCCTTTGGGGAGGAATATTCGTTGCTATTTGGGCAACTGTGATGGCTCGTCTTGCCCAGCAAAAACCGTGGTTACGTGTTTTAATTGGTACAGCTGTTTGGTGTGGTTTAGAAAGTCTGTGGAGTGCTGGCCCTTTGTGGTGGAGTTCTTTGGCTTATACTCAGTCACCGCATGATCTGGTAATTTTACACCTTGGTCAACTTTCTGGCCCTAATACTGTGACAGCCGCGATCGCAGCTGTCAATGGCTTAGTTGCCGAAGCTTGGATCAATCGTCAACACAGAAATAAATATTTAGCGATCGCCAGTGGTATATTTATCATTTGCCATCTTATTGGCTTAATTTTATATATTCGTCCTATCGCTGAACCACCAGCCGCCGCCTTAAAAGTAGGAATTATTCAAGGTAATATCCCTAATAAAATTAAACTCATCCCCGAAGGTTTGCGTCGCGCCCTGACAGGTTATACCAATGGGTATTTAACTTTAGTAGATCAAGGTGTAAATGCAGTTCTCACCCCAGAGGGGGCTTTGCCTTTTTTTCAGCACGACTTGCTTTCAACTTCTTTCGTCTCAGCAGTACAGGAAAAAAATGTAGTTGCCTGGATTGGGGCTTTTGGAGAACGAGGACGCAGTTATACCAACAGCTTATTTAATGTTACAGATAAAGGTGAAATTACCAGCCGTTACGATAAAGCCAAACTAGTACCCTTAGGCGAATATATTCCCTTTGAAAACATTTTGGGTGGTATAGTTCAGCGCTTGTCGCCTTTAGATGAACACCAAGTTCCAGGTTTAGCAAATCAAGTGTTTGATACGCCATTTGGACGGGCGATCGTTGGTATTTGTTATGAATCGGCATTTCCTGAAGTATTTCGCCGTCAAGCTGCAAATGGTGGGCAATTTATCCTCAGTTCTTCTAATGATGCCCATTACAGTACGCCCATGCCCTTGCAACACCACGCCCAAGATATTATGCGGGCGATAGAAACTGATAGATGGACAGTGCGGGCAACTAATACAGGATATTCAGCTTTTGTAAATCCTCACGGCAAAACCTTGTGGATATCTGGATATAATACTTATGAAACTCACGCCGAAACTATTTATCGACGGCAAACACAAACTTTGTATGTGCGTTGGGGTGATTGGTTGACTCCTTTATTGTTAGGATTGGCTGCTTTGGGATGGGGTGTTAATATTTTCTGGCAAAATGATGGCAATACCGAGTTGAGATCATAA